A region of Lycium barbarum isolate Lr01 chromosome 3, ASM1917538v2, whole genome shotgun sequence DNA encodes the following proteins:
- the LOC132632765 gene encoding E2F transcription factor-like E2FE isoform X2, giving the protein MALASDPSKDSRPTYCRKQKSLGLLCSNFLSLYNRDDVETIGLDDAARRLGVERRRIYDIVNVLESIGVLARKAKNRYSWKGFGAIPRTLQQLKEEGLKENGSGFDGSSSIKGSDDDEDDRDSNPIASCETDKLNPNSGFNSAAPCKSENRREKSLGLLTQNFVKLFLCTTVDMICLDEAAKILLGDGRPPAMTRTKVRRLYDIANVLSSMKFIEKTHHPETRKPAFRWLGLRERSEDKSVDGLCANESKKRVFGTELTNTTIKRSRVALTMDGISDEATRKQLLTEVKCENLENDIHVPKQEPGLTASKKSYHFGPFAPPTVSQSEVSETDRMKRVHDWESLASSYRPQYHNQALKDLFAHYVEAWKSWYLEVAGKNPIQLMS; this is encoded by the exons atgGCCTTAGCTTCAGATCCTTCTAAAGATTCTAGACCTACTTATTGTCGTAAACAGAAGTCACTCGGTCTCCTATGCTCTAA TTTTTTGAGCTTGTACAATCGGGATGATGTGGAAACTATAGGGCTTGATGATGCTGCTCGTAGATTGG GGGTTGAAAGACGGCGGATCTATGATATTGTCAATGTACTGGAAAGCATTGGT GTTCTTGCTAGGAAGGCTAAGAATAGGTATTCATGGAAAGGGTTTGGAGCAATTCCGAGGACTTTGCAACAGTTGAAG GAAGAGGGTCTAAAGGAGAATGGCAGTGGATTTGATGGATCTAGCTctatcaag GGTTcagatgatgatgaggatgatagAGACTCCAACCCAATTGCTTCATGTGAGACCGATAAACTAAACCCCAATTCTGGTTTCAACTCTGCAGCGCCTTGCAAATCTG AAAACAGGAGAGAAAAATCATTGGGACTACTTACACAGAATTTTGTCAAGCTCTTCCTCTGCACCACT GTTGATATGATTTGCCTTGATGAGGCAGCAAAGATATTGTTAGGAGATGGAAGGCCTCCTGCAATGACAAGAA CTAAAGTTAGGAGGTTGTATGATATTGCAAATGTTTTGTCTTCGATGAAATTTATCGAAAAG ACCCATCACCCAGAGACAAGAAAACCTGCTTTTAGATGGTTGGGGCTGAGAGAAAGATCAGAAGATAAATCAGTTGATGGTCTTTGTGCTAATGAGTCCAAGAAGAGGGTATTTGGGACTGAGCTTACTAATACAACTATCAAGAGGAGCAGAGTGGCTCTAACTATGGATGGTATTTCAGATGAAGCAACTAGGAAACAATTGCTAACTGAAGTGAAATGTGAGAACCTGGAAAATGATATTCACGTTCCTAAACAGGAACCTGGTTTAACAGCAAGCAAAAAGAGTTACCACTTTGGTCCATTTGCTCCTCCAACCGTATCTCAGTCTGAAGTTTCTGAGACTGACAGAATGAAAAGGGTTCATGATTGGGAAAGTCTAGCCTCCAGTTACCGTCCTCAATATCACAACCAAG CACTGAAAGATCTCTTTGCACATTATGTGGAAGCATGGAAATCATGGTACTTGGAAGTTGCTGGGAAGAACCCAATTCAGCTGATGTCCTGA
- the LOC132632765 gene encoding E2F transcription factor-like E2FE isoform X1 has protein sequence MALASDPSKDSRPTYCRKQKSLGLLCSNFLSLYNRDDVETIGLDDAARRLGVERRRIYDIVNVLESIGVLARKAKNRYSWKGFGAIPRTLQQLKEEGLKENGSGFDGSSSIKGSDDDEDDRDSNPIASCETDKLNPNSGFNSAAPCKSAENRREKSLGLLTQNFVKLFLCTTVDMICLDEAAKILLGDGRPPAMTRTKVRRLYDIANVLSSMKFIEKTHHPETRKPAFRWLGLRERSEDKSVDGLCANESKKRVFGTELTNTTIKRSRVALTMDGISDEATRKQLLTEVKCENLENDIHVPKQEPGLTASKKSYHFGPFAPPTVSQSEVSETDRMKRVHDWESLASSYRPQYHNQALKDLFAHYVEAWKSWYLEVAGKNPIQLMS, from the exons atgGCCTTAGCTTCAGATCCTTCTAAAGATTCTAGACCTACTTATTGTCGTAAACAGAAGTCACTCGGTCTCCTATGCTCTAA TTTTTTGAGCTTGTACAATCGGGATGATGTGGAAACTATAGGGCTTGATGATGCTGCTCGTAGATTGG GGGTTGAAAGACGGCGGATCTATGATATTGTCAATGTACTGGAAAGCATTGGT GTTCTTGCTAGGAAGGCTAAGAATAGGTATTCATGGAAAGGGTTTGGAGCAATTCCGAGGACTTTGCAACAGTTGAAG GAAGAGGGTCTAAAGGAGAATGGCAGTGGATTTGATGGATCTAGCTctatcaag GGTTcagatgatgatgaggatgatagAGACTCCAACCCAATTGCTTCATGTGAGACCGATAAACTAAACCCCAATTCTGGTTTCAACTCTGCAGCGCCTTGCAAATCTG CAGAAAACAGGAGAGAAAAATCATTGGGACTACTTACACAGAATTTTGTCAAGCTCTTCCTCTGCACCACT GTTGATATGATTTGCCTTGATGAGGCAGCAAAGATATTGTTAGGAGATGGAAGGCCTCCTGCAATGACAAGAA CTAAAGTTAGGAGGTTGTATGATATTGCAAATGTTTTGTCTTCGATGAAATTTATCGAAAAG ACCCATCACCCAGAGACAAGAAAACCTGCTTTTAGATGGTTGGGGCTGAGAGAAAGATCAGAAGATAAATCAGTTGATGGTCTTTGTGCTAATGAGTCCAAGAAGAGGGTATTTGGGACTGAGCTTACTAATACAACTATCAAGAGGAGCAGAGTGGCTCTAACTATGGATGGTATTTCAGATGAAGCAACTAGGAAACAATTGCTAACTGAAGTGAAATGTGAGAACCTGGAAAATGATATTCACGTTCCTAAACAGGAACCTGGTTTAACAGCAAGCAAAAAGAGTTACCACTTTGGTCCATTTGCTCCTCCAACCGTATCTCAGTCTGAAGTTTCTGAGACTGACAGAATGAAAAGGGTTCATGATTGGGAAAGTCTAGCCTCCAGTTACCGTCCTCAATATCACAACCAAG CACTGAAAGATCTCTTTGCACATTATGTGGAAGCATGGAAATCATGGTACTTGGAAGTTGCTGGGAAGAACCCAATTCAGCTGATGTCCTGA
- the LOC132632766 gene encoding DNA damage-repair/toleration protein DRT100-like, with protein sequence MGLGTGAIVVVLMVVAMAFPVINACHPGDRAALLDLKAALNEPYLGIFNTWTGNNCSLAWYGISSDPTTQRVSDIILRGESEDPIFEKAGRSGYMTGSLSSSLCKLDKLTTLVVADWKAIAGDIPACLTSLPNLRILDLIGNKLTGPIPANIGQLSKLTVLNLADNQISGSIPPSLVNLGKLMHLDLSNNKLTGQLPSDLGKLSMMSRALLNRNQLTGSIPCSIAKINRLADLDLSMNQITGSIPAELGYMPVLSTLNLDSNQISGSIPNSLLSSSGLNILNLSRNSLEGLIPDVFGPKTYFTHLDLSYNNLRGSIPKSLSSTKYIGHLDLSNNHLCGPIPTGSPLDHLGASSFSNNDCLCGLPLRTC encoded by the coding sequence ATGGGACTGGGCACGGGAGCAATTGTGGTGGTTCTGATGGTAGTGGCCATGGCATTTCCAGTTATAAATGCGTGTCATCCCGGGGACAGAGCAGCGTTACTCGACTTGAAGGCAGCTCTTAACGAGCCATACTTAGGCATCTTCAACACATGGACTGGCAACAACTGCTCTCTAGCCTGGTACGGCATTAGTTCTGACCCAACTACTCAACGGGTCTCTGACATAATCCTCCGAGGTGAGTCTGAGGACCCTATCTTCGAGAAAGCTGGCCGGTCTGGTTACATGACCGGTTCACTCTCTTCTTCCCTTTGCAAACTCGACAAGCTAACCACCCTCGTCGTTGCTGACTGGAAAGCCATTGCTGGTGACATTCCAGCTTGTCTCACCTCCTTACCCAATCTCCGTATCCTTGACCTCATTGGAAACAAACTCACTGGCCCGATTCCAGCTAACATTGGTCAACTGAGCAAACTCACTGTCCTAAACCTTGCTGACAATCAGATATCCGGTTCGATTCCTCCGTCCCTTGTCAACCTTGGAAAGTTAATGCACCTTGACCTCAGCAACAACAAACTTACAGGCCAACTTCCGTCTGATCTTGGAAAACTTAGTATGATGAGTCGAGCATTATTAAACAGGAACCAACTGACAGGTTCAATCCCATGTTCGATAGCCAAAATAAACAGGTTAGCCGATCTAGATTTATCAATGAACCAAATAACCGGTTCAATCCCTGCTGAGCTTGGGTATATGCCTGTTCTTTCCACTCTTAATTTAGACAGTAACCAGATTTCAGGTTCAATCCCTAACAGTCTGCTTAGCAGCTCGGGTTTAAACATTCTCAACTTGAGTCGAAATTCATTAGAAGGATTAATACCGGATGTTTTTGGCCCAAAAACATATTTTACCCATCTTGATTTATCGTACAACAACCTTAGAGGTTCCATTCCAAAATCATTATCTTCAACTAAGTATATTGGCCATTTGGATTTGAGCAATAATCATCTTTGCGGTCCAATTCCAACAGGTTCTCCATTAGACCACCTCGGAGCTTCATCTTTCTCAAACAACGATTGTTTGTGTGGATTGCCACTACGTACTTGTTAA
- the LOC132634245 gene encoding NAC domain-containing protein 78-like, with translation MSTVLAARRHVKGVRFHPTDTELITYLKKFFKSERFSSQCPIQFADIYGDQPPWEIFGTSEEKVRYYITPLKKRKSEHIRYCRTCANGTWKGQTSEYPIRDRKRTVVGFGRNFTFQTKEREQNKTWLMKEYFVADDFFSENNIPKEDYVISRIKKKVKDKKVKDNGATYNMEEQYVAGIIKVMLHEPADDHYCTTKPTEDQVMEETDQWDSIIDEVCDQQADEVENTTFNTTMENQNTTWSSTTLEQEAYAQPLIGIEQVQGDGANHENDIESGGFWETISGILGDATIDISDYL, from the coding sequence ATGTCGACGGTACTTGCTGCACGCCGGCATGTCAAGGGTGTACGTTTTCACCCTACTGACACGGAGCTAATCACCTATCTTAAAAAGTTCTTCAAGAGTGAACGTTTTTCGAGTCAGTGCCCTATCCAGTTTGCAGATATTTATGGAGATCAGCCGCCATGGGAGATATTCGGAACTTCTGAAGAGAAAGTCCGCTACTATATTACTCCGTTGAAGAAGCGGAAGAGTGAACATATAAGGTATTGTCGAACTTGCGCCAATGGGACATGGAAAGGCCAAACCAGTGAATATCCTATAAGGGACCGTAAGAGAACTGTGGTAGGGTTTGGAAGAAATTTCACGTTTCAAACTAAGGAACGGGAGCAAAACAAAACTTGGCTGATGAAAGAATATTTCGTCGCGGATGATTTCTTCAGCGAGAACAATATTCCTAAAGAAGATTATGTCATCAGCCGAATCAAGAAGAAGGTAAAAGATAAAAAGGTGAAGGATAATGGGGCAACTTATAACATGGAAGAACAATATGTTgcaggaattatcaaagttatgttGCATGAACCAGCTGATGATCACTACTGCACAACAAAACCAACGGAAGATCAAGTTATGGAGGAGACTGATCAATGGGACTCCATCATCGACGAGGTTTGTGATCAACAAGCTGATGAAGTTGAGAATACAACGTTCAACACTACCATGGAGAACCAAAATACAACATGGAGCAGTACTACCTTGGAACAAGAAGCATACGCACAACCTCTGATTGGGATTGAGCAAGTGCAAGGCGACGGAGCTAATCATGAGAATGACATTGAAAGCGGTGGATTCTGGGAAACGATAAGTGGAATATTGGGAGATGCTACTATTGATATTTCTGATTATTTGTAG
- the LOC132634246 gene encoding NAC domain-containing protein 78-like, whose amino-acid sequence MRNIKSKTMSRLRKGVRFHPTEVELLNYLKRFLRGQSLPSQCPIRHADIYGDQPPSVILGEEKVGYFISRLKKLKNSDERFRRTCANGTWTGQTSGIPIDNLKGTVMGFRRNLKYTSKEKKQNSTTSWLMREYFVGDDFFLKNNIPKQDFVVCRIKKIIKEKKIKDVAVTEQDVAGIIEVMLLRETQKTKEKERNSNLSDCFEEIDWADDLLINIDDFGDIIGR is encoded by the coding sequence atGCGTAACATAAAATCAAAGACCATGTCACGGCTTCGTAAGGGTGTTCGATTTCACCCAACTGAAGTGGAGTTACTCAATTATCTCAAAAGGTTCTTGAGGGGTCAATCTTTACCGAGTCAATGCCCTATTCGGCATGCGGATATCTATGGAGATCAACCTCCATCGGTGATTCTTGGAGAAGAGAAAGTAGGCTACTTTATTTCACGGTTGAAGAAGCTGAAGAATTCAGATGAAAGGTTCCGTCGAACTTGCGCCAACGGGACTTGGACAGGCCAAACTAGTGGTATACCTATCGACAATCTCAAGGGAACTGTTATGGGCTTTAGAAGAAATTTAAAATATACTAGTAAGGAAAAAAAGCAAAACAGTACCACTAGTTGGTTGATGAGAGAGTACTTCGTGGGGGATGATTTCTTCCTGAAAAACAATATTCCTAAGCAAGATTTTGTAGTGTGCCGAATCAAGAAAATTATAAAAGAGAAAAAGATAAAGGATGTTGCGGTAACCGAACAAGATGTTGCGGGAATTATTGAAGTTATGTTGCTCCGGGAGACTCAGAAGACCAAAGAAAAAGAACGTAATAGCAATCTAAGTGACTGCTTCGAGGAGATTGATTGGGCTGATGATCTGCTCATCAACATTGACGATTTTGGTGATATAATTGGTCGTTAA